In Rhizophagus irregularis chromosome 19, complete sequence, the following are encoded in one genomic region:
- a CDS encoding uncharacterized protein (SECRETED:cutsite_AYS-AP; SECRETED:prob_0.8250); SECRETED:SignalP(1-24): MAYKLSLIFVNIIILVLLSTFAYSAPYNNTTEHNENDIIKEQDDNFICLSGSNIACCPQLAHHVASKYHSRCASIVLINKSGYNMVLDIINLEDGRWVTSDDYDDIDINCEPHSLLNDESEAISSVTSHFLGGISSVVIFTIDDDISSSFFISWNVPTIGSPKYLIEFFDKSSKDKYSIITQKTFRNTVFRIEIHKRIPWTWSILPLLVFFIAIPCCYIPMIMKESEFRERLLNSTSWQQKSYNSNGQSNQSSNSNGQG; the protein is encoded by the coding sequence atggCTTATAAACTGTCCCTAATCTttgtcaatattattattctggTTCTCCTATCAACTTTTGCTTATTCCGCaccatataataatacaactgaacataatgaaaatgatataattaaagaacAAGATGATAACTTCATTTGTCTAAGTGGGTCAAACATAGCTTGTTGTCCTCAATTGGCGCACCATGTTGCTTCTAAATATCATTCACGATGTGCATCAATTGTTCTAATTAATAAGAGTGGTTATAATATGGTTTTGGACATTATCAATCTTGAAGATGGTCGCTGGGTTACATCGGatgattatgatgatattgatataaATTGTGAACCACACTCTCTTCTAAATGATGAATCTGAAGCTATATCTAGTGTTACAAGTCATTTTCTTGGTGGAATATCGAGTGTTGTTATTTTCACCATAGATGATGATATTTCAAGCAGTTTTTTTATCTCTTGGAATGTTCCAACTATTGGTTCCcctaaatatttaattgagtTCTTTGATAAATCATCAAAAGATAAATACAGTATTATAACTCAAAAAACCTTTAGAAACACAGTTTTTCGAATTGAAATTCATAAAAGAATTCCTTGGACTTGGTCTATTCTTCCATTGCTTGTGTTTTTTATCGCTATACCTTGCTGTTACATTCCAATGATTATGAAAGAATCAGAATTCAGAGAACGACTGCTTAATTCTACTAGTTGGCaacaaaaatcttataattcTAACGGACAAAGCAATCAATCTTCTAATTCCAACGGACAGGGTTAA